The window ACCTGTGACCGACAGGGTGCCGTCTTGTCTGCTTTCAATTTTCGCCCCCATGCACCCCAGGGTCTTGCGGGTAAGTGAAATATCCTGGCTGTCCAGAACATTATAAATTTCAGAGGTACCGTCGGCCAGGGCTGCACAGATCAGCATCCGGTGCGAGATACTTTTGGAACCTGGAATTCTGACCACCTGGTCCTGGATACTTCGGGGAATGACCTGCTTCATATTGCTCTCCTTTTATCTTTACATATTGCTTGAAAGTATGCTCCGCATCAGATCCGTATCAGGGGTCACACCCGTCCACAATTCAAACTGGGCTGCGGCCTGGGCAATGAACATGGACAGACCGTCAATGGTTGTGCACCTCTTTTGTTCCGCTGCTTCAAGCAGCCGGGTTTTCAACGGGGTATACACCACATCCATCACCACCATATCAGATGTCAATGCCCCGGCTGGAAAGCTAATCTGGTCCTCTTTGGGTGTCATGCCGATACTTGTGGTATTGATCAGCACATCAGCTTTAATACTTTCCATCTCCCGGGCAGGTATAAACAGACCATGAACCGCCTGGGCAAGGGAAAGGCCTTTTTGTTCCGTGCGATTGGTGATGATGATATTCGCCTTATGGGCGGCAATGCCGTAGGCCACAGCCCGGGCTGCGCCGCCGGCACCTACGATGCAAACGGTTTTTCCGGCAATGCCGAAGGGAATGAGGGGGGCCACGGCGGCCAGACAATCCGTATTATAACCTTTGAGAACACCATCGTCATTGACCAGGGTGTTTACGGCACCAATGGCCCGGGCCGTGGGATCGATCCAGTCGATATGTGCCATGACGGATTCCTTGAAAGGAATGGTCACAGAAGCGCCCCGGATATCCAAGGTGCGCACGGCCTGCACCGCCTGGGCCGCATCCTGCACCTCGAAAGCGAGGTAAACGGCGTTTATGCCCTGTTTTTTCAACGCCGCATTATGAATTATGGGGCCTTTGGAGTGCCTGACAGGATTTCCGAATACACAAAAAACCCGGGTATCCGCATCAATCATTGCAATATCTCCTTGTTTGAGGCAATCGGATATGATCCCAATACCTTTAAATACAGGGTCTGTCTTCGAATCTCTTCAATGGTTTGAAATACTTTTTCATCCTGAATATGTCCTTCAATGTCCATGAAAAAATTATAGCTCCAGTTCTGACGGCGCGTGGGTCTGGATTCAAGCTTGACCATGTTCAGTCCGGACTGGTTCACAGGGGACAGAGCCCTGAAAAGAGCACCCGGAGCATGGGCCGTGGCAAACATAATAGATGTTTTATCATTCCCGGTTCTTTCCGGAGCAGCTCCTCCAATCACAAGAAACCGGGTAATGTTGCCTGCACGGTCCTCTATTTTTGATGCCACCGGCAGCAGAGTATAAAAATGAGCGGCCTTGACCGATGCAATGGCTGCAATCCGTTCATCCTTTGAGGCCATCAGTGCAGCCTTTGATGTGGAGGTGGTATCCATGACTATGGCATCGGGCAAATGTTTCTTCAACCAGTTTTTGCACTGGGCAATGGCCTGGGGGTGAGAATAAACGATTTTAACGTCTTTAAGTTCTCCTGAAATGGATAACAGATCATAGGAGATAGGCTCATAATGCTCTGCTGTAACATGAATATCAAAATCGGCAAACAGGTCCAGGGTATAACTGACAGCCCCTTCAATGGAATTTTCGACGGGAACGATGCCGAAATGAAGCTCTTTTCGCTTAATATTGTTAAAAATATCGAAAAAACCAGGCTGTTCCACAAACTCTCCGCAGTGATTGAAATAGTGGAGGGCTGCAATATGGGAATTACTTGCAACGGGGCCGAGAAAACCTATGGTCACAGGCCGTTGAATTTCCCGGGTGGCCGTGATGATCACATTGAAAATGTACTGGATCAGACTTTCATCGGCAGGGCCGGGATTGATCCGGGAAAGCCTTTCAATCACCATGCGTTCCCGGTTCCGGTCCAGAATCTGGCCGCCTTTCTGCTTTTTGATCTCACCTACTTTTTTTCCGATTTCAAGGCGCTGGTTAATCAGTTCAAGGATGCGCTCGTCAATGCGGTCTATTTCCCCGCGAAGCGGAGACAGGGGCGTTTGGTTCTCTTTGTCCTTAATTTCCAGGTCTGTCATGTCGATTCCCTTCTTTTTTGTAATTGGACACAAATAAAAAAACCGCCTCAGGCCTTTGCCTGCTGCGGTTTTTAGTGATTTCAGTTTAATTTATGGGAAAAATCAGTAGTCCACAGGCAGGCTGTCCTTGTTATAAAATCGAGTGCTAAAATAAAAATTTTTGTTGAAGCTAAAAGTCATTGAACTATTTTTCCCTATAATTTTTTAGAACCTTATACGTCGAATCTGTTTCTGTCAATAGATTCAAATCTCAATATCACAAAATTAAGATATGTTTGACTTAAGACAATGGCGTACACGATGTTTAAGTGCATGATATTGCACAAATCATGGTTCGTCAGCCGGTTTAATAATGAAAGACTGAATCCGGTTGCCGTCCATATCCTTTACCGTAAAAACCCAGTTGTTCATATGAATGGACTCCCCGGGGTTGGGAATACGCTCCACAAGTTCCAGGAAGAAACCCGATACCGTATCGTAGTTTGAAGATTCAGGAATGCCTAAGTTCAGCTCTTTGTTGAGATGATATATGTCTGTTTTACCGGCCACCAGCCACTTGTTACCTTTGATCTGGACAATATCCGGCGTATTTTTATCTGACTCGTCGGCAATTTCTCCAAAAATTTCTTCAACCACATCCTCAAGGGTTACGATGCCGGAAACGCCGCCATACTCATCAACCACGACGGCCATATGACTTTTTTTCGCCTTAAAGGCTTTAAGCAGTGAATCCAGTTTCTTCGATTCCGGTATGAAATAGGGTTTCTTCATCATCGATTTAATATCAAGGTTGTCCGGGGATGCTTCGGAACAGTCCTTTTCCAGGTATCTTGAAAAAAGATCCTTAATATGAAGAATTCCCACAACATTATCTATGGTATCTTCAATCACCGGAATGCGTGAAAAGCCAGTCTTTAGAACCGTTGGAATATCCAACCCCTCGGCTGCATCCACCACAAACATGTCGGCCCTGGGCGTCATTATCTCAGAACAGCAGGTGTCATCAAACTCAAAGATGTTGGTGATGTATTCTTTTTCTTCCTCCTTGATCTCGCCTTCACCTTCAACCACCTCCACCATGGTCATCAGTTCATCCTCGGTGACAGCTTCCTGGGCATTGTCTATGGTACCGTGCAGTTTGGGGATGAAATTGAGGACAAAGATCAAAGGCCACAAAAGTTT is drawn from uncultured Desulfobacter sp. and contains these coding sequences:
- the pheA gene encoding prephenate dehydratase, whose translation is MTDLEIKDKENQTPLSPLRGEIDRIDERILELINQRLEIGKKVGEIKKQKGGQILDRNRERMVIERLSRINPGPADESLIQYIFNVIITATREIQRPVTIGFLGPVASNSHIAALHYFNHCGEFVEQPGFFDIFNNIKRKELHFGIVPVENSIEGAVSYTLDLFADFDIHVTAEHYEPISYDLLSISGELKDVKIVYSHPQAIAQCKNWLKKHLPDAIVMDTTSTSKAALMASKDERIAAIASVKAAHFYTLLPVASKIEDRAGNITRFLVIGGAAPERTGNDKTSIMFATAHAPGALFRALSPVNQSGLNMVKLESRPTRRQNWSYNFFMDIEGHIQDEKVFQTIEEIRRQTLYLKVLGSYPIASNKEILQ
- a CDS encoding shikimate dehydrogenase, which gives rise to MIDADTRVFCVFGNPVRHSKGPIIHNAALKKQGINAVYLAFEVQDAAQAVQAVRTLDIRGASVTIPFKESVMAHIDWIDPTARAIGAVNTLVNDDGVLKGYNTDCLAAVAPLIPFGIAGKTVCIVGAGGAARAVAYGIAAHKANIIITNRTEQKGLSLAQAVHGLFIPAREMESIKADVLINTTSIGMTPKEDQISFPAGALTSDMVVMDVVYTPLKTRLLEAAEQKRCTTIDGLSMFIAQAAAQFELWTGVTPDTDLMRSILSSNM
- a CDS encoding hemolysin family protein, which gives rise to MSFELTLLCFCLLLSGFFSMSETALFSISKVKALHIAKDGSNSGRLILEMKENSHTLLTTILIGNNLVNIGASALATSLAIAHFQSNAVGIATGIMTLLVLVFGEIFPKSFANHNNVVVSRAVIYPLYWLSKLLWPLIFVLNFIPKLHGTIDNAQEAVTEDELMTMVEVVEGEGEIKEEEKEYITNIFEFDDTCCSEIMTPRADMFVVDAAEGLDIPTVLKTGFSRIPVIEDTIDNVVGILHIKDLFSRYLEKDCSEASPDNLDIKSMMKKPYFIPESKKLDSLLKAFKAKKSHMAVVVDEYGGVSGIVTLEDVVEEIFGEIADESDKNTPDIVQIKGNKWLVAGKTDIYHLNKELNLGIPESSNYDTVSGFFLELVERIPNPGESIHMNNWVFTVKDMDGNRIQSFIIKPADEP